From Gemmatimonadales bacterium, the proteins below share one genomic window:
- a CDS encoding esterase-like activity of phytase family protein codes for MRLRHQAISVGMACLALACSNQDDPTAPNPAPQSEAAASPSLLLGWTSAGKRDLLTSYQGVDVYNSGYGSAVAMAPFGPRHFYLLTDRGPNIDFPDGNKGFPTPNYTPRVVTAHYILGKLYLDDTILLRRADGTPLTGLPIGPGGCGSTGETAFTLDGQAIPSDPQGLDSEGLVVMQDGSFWISDEYGPFLAKFDRRGREQLRWSPCNGGLPAVYATRRPNRGMEGLTITPNGKWLVGVMQAPLENPTPAGIRNISALTRILFKNLTTGATQEFAYLLDDPRSQGNSEILALSNTRFLVLERDGNFLFGTPPATIKRIYEVDISDATDISKLGALGASPIGGKTLEQATVAELLAAGIKPVTKRLKIDLVREGYTHDKPEGLALAPGNVLFISNDDDFGIGTSSPGVMLQKVLPGTGKVDYVELFPIRLR; via the coding sequence ATGCGACTGCGCCACCAGGCGATCAGCGTGGGCATGGCCTGCTTGGCGCTGGCCTGCTCGAACCAGGACGACCCGACCGCTCCCAACCCGGCCCCGCAGAGCGAAGCGGCCGCCTCTCCCAGCCTGCTGCTGGGGTGGACCAGCGCCGGCAAACGCGATCTGCTGACGAGTTACCAGGGCGTCGACGTCTACAACAGCGGCTACGGATCGGCCGTCGCCATGGCCCCCTTCGGTCCCCGCCATTTTTACCTGCTCACCGACCGAGGCCCCAACATCGACTTCCCGGATGGCAACAAGGGCTTCCCGACCCCGAATTATACGCCGCGGGTGGTCACGGCCCACTATATCCTGGGCAAGCTCTACCTCGACGACACCATCCTGCTGCGCCGCGCGGATGGTACGCCGCTCACCGGCCTTCCGATCGGCCCGGGCGGGTGCGGCAGTACCGGCGAAACCGCTTTCACCCTGGATGGCCAGGCCATTCCGTCCGATCCGCAGGGACTCGACTCCGAAGGCCTGGTCGTGATGCAGGACGGCAGCTTCTGGATTTCCGATGAGTACGGCCCGTTCCTCGCCAAGTTCGATCGGCGCGGTCGCGAGCAGCTGCGCTGGTCGCCGTGCAACGGAGGACTGCCGGCCGTCTACGCCACTCGCCGACCCAATCGCGGCATGGAGGGGCTGACGATCACGCCGAACGGCAAGTGGCTGGTGGGCGTCATGCAGGCGCCGCTCGAGAATCCAACCCCGGCGGGCATCCGGAACATCTCGGCCCTGACCCGGATCCTCTTCAAGAACCTGACGACGGGTGCGACCCAGGAGTTTGCGTACCTGCTCGATGATCCCCGGTCCCAGGGCAACAGCGAGATCCTGGCACTGAGCAACACCCGCTTCCTGGTGCTGGAGCGCGATGGAAACTTCCTGTTCGGAACGCCGCCCGCGACGATCAAGCGCATCTACGAAGTCGATATTTCCGACGCGACCGACATCAGCAAGCTTGGTGCGTTGGGAGCGAGCCCCATCGGCGGCAAGACGCTGGAGCAGGCCACCGTGGCCGAACTGCTGGCGGCCGGAATCAAGCCCGTCACTAAGAGGCTCAAGATCGACCTGGTCAGGGAAGGCTATACCCACGACAAGCCGGAAGGTCTGGCCCTGGCGCCGGGTAATGTCCTGTTCATCTCCAACGATGACGATTTCGGTATCGGGACATCTTCGCCGGGCGTGATGCTGCAGAAAGTGCTCCCGGGAACCGGTAAGGTCGACTACGTCGAGCTGTTCCCGATCAGGCTGCGATAA
- a CDS encoding PD40 domain-containing protein, whose amino-acid sequence MPLSSLRALALPVAAFASLAGSAAAQSPAQNDSAAKAATAAKGLPLIPTRTLSFTTTEGSWLSIDIDPTGRTLIFDLLGDLYTMPITGGTATRITSGLPYDMQARYSPDGKSIVFVSDRDGAENIWIADADGANPRALTTTERENYVSPAWTPDGQYIVATKGSQLWIWHKDGGSGVQMTGQARPGGPAPSPQNFYLGAAFGADSTSLWVNVRGVPTPSLAAGTRHAHGEHDGRSTAREIGPIQIAELERGTGQLRIRTHEHEGAFRPVPSPDGKWLVYATRFDSRAALKLLDLTTGEDRWLVMDVQRDDHQGGGSRDRDLYPGSAFTPDSRALITSYGGEIRRIEIPSGRVSTIPFSAAVDQPLGPLVKFDYPINDSVLTVTQIRGARPSPDGKRLAFTALGRLWIADLPASAGGPGNQNRTPAVIRNARRLTDADVVEHGPVWSPDGRYLAYVTWDDSLGGQIQRVRTDIRAAPEALTRVPAFYDKLAYTRDGTRLLAIRGSKQHRMRTLEDFGNHSPAAEIEYVWLPATGGTPTRIRWAGGGVTPTRGVPHIGPDTSRVYLWTGSDGLVSMRLDGSDLRTLLKVTGPSSPTFQGTMTPAVPEEVVLSPDGRRALVTVRTNVYMITVPPVGGEVPPTVSVVLPSTVPLWRLTRVGGDFAGWSSDGSQAHYSIGRSFFRYDLALGDSLVRDSVSRARPRPGQARPDSARADSSQRSGQVSFAYEAGRVDVEIVVPKDRPRGTVVLRGARIITMKGNEVISSGDLVVTNNRISAVGPTGSITVPAGARVIDVAGKTILPGYVDIHAHNWMAWGVHRTQIAQFLPQLAYGITTQRDPQTMETDILTYSDRMETGELLGPRLFSTGPGVFSWDNIKSLADARDVLRRYADHYGTGTIKQYMAGDRKVRQWVIMAARELGLTPTTEGGVNFTMNLTLMQDGYPGLEHNLPISPFYRDVVELHRTSGLFYTPTLIVSYGGPIGRNYYLTRTNIDTVSRLRRFTPHDELDKWKSTSFQRDDQQVFRLHAQQLAKMQAAGGKLGLGSHGEIQGLGAHWELWMMASGGISNHEALRIATITSADGVGLAKDLGSLEVGKLADLQVLDLNPLEQLEHTTSVRYVMKNGRLYEAETLNEIWPRTRPLPTQWWWRLEPPA is encoded by the coding sequence ATGCCTTTGTCTTCCCTCCGCGCCCTCGCGCTGCCGGTCGCCGCCTTCGCGAGTCTGGCCGGGTCGGCCGCCGCTCAGAGTCCGGCGCAGAACGACAGCGCTGCCAAAGCCGCCACCGCGGCCAAGGGGTTGCCGTTGATACCGACCCGGACCCTGTCATTTACGACGACGGAAGGATCCTGGCTGTCGATCGATATCGACCCCACCGGGCGGACCCTGATTTTCGACCTGCTCGGTGATCTCTACACCATGCCAATCACCGGCGGCACGGCCACCCGGATCACCAGCGGCCTTCCCTACGACATGCAGGCGCGCTACTCGCCCGACGGCAAGTCGATCGTCTTCGTGAGCGACCGGGACGGCGCCGAGAATATCTGGATTGCCGATGCCGACGGCGCGAACCCGCGCGCCCTGACCACGACCGAGCGGGAGAACTACGTCTCGCCGGCCTGGACGCCCGACGGCCAGTACATCGTCGCGACCAAAGGCAGCCAGCTCTGGATCTGGCACAAGGACGGCGGCTCCGGCGTGCAGATGACCGGCCAGGCACGACCCGGCGGCCCGGCTCCCTCACCCCAGAACTTCTACCTCGGGGCCGCCTTCGGGGCCGACTCGACCTCGCTCTGGGTCAACGTGCGCGGGGTGCCGACCCCATCGCTCGCCGCGGGCACGCGCCACGCCCACGGCGAACACGACGGGCGCAGCACCGCCCGCGAAATCGGCCCGATTCAGATTGCCGAACTCGAGCGGGGCACTGGACAGCTGCGGATCCGGACCCACGAGCACGAAGGCGCCTTTCGCCCGGTCCCGAGCCCCGACGGCAAGTGGCTCGTCTATGCGACGCGCTTCGACAGCCGCGCAGCGCTCAAGCTGCTCGATCTGACCACCGGCGAGGACCGCTGGCTGGTGATGGATGTGCAGCGCGATGATCACCAGGGCGGCGGCAGCCGCGATCGGGATCTCTATCCCGGCTCGGCCTTCACCCCGGACTCGCGCGCCCTCATCACCAGCTACGGCGGCGAGATTCGTCGAATCGAGATTCCCTCGGGCCGAGTCAGCACGATTCCGTTCAGCGCGGCGGTCGATCAGCCGCTTGGTCCGTTGGTCAAGTTCGATTACCCGATCAACGACTCGGTCCTGACGGTCACCCAGATCCGCGGCGCCCGGCCGTCGCCCGATGGCAAGCGGCTCGCCTTTACCGCCCTGGGCCGGCTCTGGATTGCCGACCTGCCGGCAAGCGCGGGTGGACCCGGCAACCAGAACCGCACCCCGGCCGTGATTCGGAACGCCCGCCGCCTGACCGATGCCGACGTTGTCGAGCATGGCCCGGTCTGGTCACCGGACGGCCGCTACCTGGCCTATGTGACCTGGGACGACTCGCTTGGCGGGCAGATTCAGCGGGTCCGCACCGACATCCGCGCGGCGCCCGAGGCTTTGACCCGCGTGCCCGCATTCTACGACAAGCTGGCGTACACCAGGGACGGGACGCGCCTGCTTGCCATCCGCGGCTCCAAGCAGCATCGGATGCGCACCCTCGAGGACTTCGGCAATCACAGCCCGGCGGCCGAGATCGAGTACGTCTGGCTGCCCGCCACTGGGGGCACCCCGACCCGGATCCGCTGGGCAGGCGGCGGGGTTACTCCGACCCGCGGAGTGCCGCACATCGGGCCCGACACCTCGCGAGTCTACCTCTGGACCGGCAGCGACGGGCTGGTCTCGATGCGGCTCGATGGCAGCGACCTGCGCACCCTGCTCAAGGTGACCGGGCCCTCGAGTCCGACCTTCCAGGGCACCATGACGCCGGCGGTCCCCGAGGAGGTGGTGCTCTCGCCTGACGGCCGCCGGGCGCTCGTCACGGTGCGCACCAACGTCTACATGATCACGGTGCCGCCGGTCGGCGGCGAGGTGCCGCCAACGGTGTCGGTGGTGCTGCCCTCGACGGTGCCGCTCTGGCGGCTGACCCGGGTCGGCGGCGACTTTGCCGGCTGGAGCAGCGACGGCAGCCAGGCACACTACTCGATCGGTCGGAGCTTCTTCCGGTATGACCTGGCCCTCGGCGATTCGCTGGTCCGCGACTCCGTCAGCCGGGCCCGACCCCGACCGGGACAGGCGCGCCCCGACTCGGCTCGGGCCGATTCATCCCAGCGGAGCGGGCAGGTCAGCTTTGCGTACGAAGCGGGCCGAGTCGACGTCGAGATCGTGGTGCCGAAAGACCGGCCGCGAGGTACGGTGGTGCTCCGCGGCGCGCGCATCATCACCATGAAGGGCAATGAGGTCATCTCCTCGGGCGACCTCGTCGTCACGAACAACCGGATCAGTGCGGTAGGACCGACCGGCAGCATCACGGTTCCTGCAGGCGCCCGGGTCATCGACGTTGCCGGTAAGACGATCCTGCCCGGCTATGTCGACATCCATGCGCACAACTGGATGGCCTGGGGCGTTCACCGGACCCAGATTGCGCAGTTCCTGCCGCAACTGGCGTACGGCATCACGACCCAGCGCGACCCGCAGACCATGGAAACCGACATCCTGACCTACTCGGACCGGATGGAAACGGGCGAGCTGCTCGGCCCGCGCCTCTTCTCGACCGGCCCAGGCGTCTTTTCGTGGGACAACATCAAGAGCCTCGCCGATGCGCGCGACGTGCTGCGCCGCTACGCCGACCACTACGGTACCGGAACGATCAAGCAGTACATGGCCGGCGACCGGAAGGTGCGCCAGTGGGTCATCATGGCCGCCCGCGAGCTCGGCCTCACGCCGACGACCGAGGGCGGGGTCAACTTCACCATGAACCTAACGCTGATGCAGGACGGCTATCCCGGCCTGGAGCACAACCTGCCGATCAGCCCGTTCTACCGCGACGTCGTCGAACTGCACCGCACCAGCGGCCTCTTCTACACCCCGACGCTGATCGTCAGCTACGGTGGCCCGATCGGTCGGAACTACTATCTGACCCGAACTAACATCGATACGGTATCACGGCTCCGTCGCTTCACGCCCCACGACGAGCTCGACAAGTGGAAGAGCACCAGCTTCCAGCGCGACGATCAGCAGGTCTTCCGGCTCCATGCGCAGCAGCTCGCCAAGATGCAGGCAGCCGGCGGCAAGCTCGGCCTCGGCTCGCACGGCGAAATCCAGGGCCTCGGTGCGCACTGGGAGCTCTGGATGATGGCCAGCGGCGGCATCAGCAATCATGAGGCGCTGCGGATTGCCACCATCACCAGCGCGGACGGGGTCGGGCTCGCGAAGGACCTGGGCTCCCTCGAGGTCGGCAAGCTGGCCGACCTCCAGGTGCTCGACCTGAACCCGCTCGAGCAGCTCGAGCACACCACGTCGGTCCGGTATGTCATGAAGAACGGCCGGCTCTATGAGGCTGAGACGCTGAACGAAATCTGGCCGAGGACCCGACCGCTTCCGACCCAATGGTGGTGGCGCCTCGAACCGCCGGCGTGA
- a CDS encoding AbgT family transporter: MTAPAQPATRLDRALATIERIGNKLPDPALLFVILLIVVWITSALLSSMSFSEIDPRNGKPISIINQLTGPALASFLSNMVTTFTSFHPLGVVLVALLGVGVAEYSGFINAGLKSILSVTTPRLLTPLVIFVATLSHTAADAGYVLVIPLGAVMFAAAGRHPVAGIAAAFAGVSGGFSANILPSAIDPLLQGLTQSAAQMIDPARQVNPLNNWYFLIVSTVLIVLAGWFVTDKVVEPRLRKVTVDGDGDAMPKLEPLTDTERRGLRASTTAMVAGLILLTWLTWPADSPLRSPTGAVTAADAPLMRSIVPLIFLLFLIPGVVHGYVAGTIKNHRDVIKAMSQAMSTMGYYIVLAFFASLFIAAFGQSNLGALFAIKGANTLQALAMPAQATIIGIILLTTSVNLLIGSASAKWALLAPIFVPMLMQLGISPDLTQAAYRVGDSSTNIITPMMPYFPLVVVYVQRYVKGAGIGTLVSTMLPYTITFISIWTILLLTFWGFDIPLGLQATYHLTP; encoded by the coding sequence ATGACCGCTCCCGCCCAGCCGGCGACGCGCCTCGATCGCGCCCTCGCCACCATCGAACGGATTGGCAACAAGCTTCCCGATCCGGCGCTCCTGTTCGTGATCCTGCTGATCGTCGTCTGGATCACCTCGGCCCTGCTGTCGTCGATGTCGTTCTCGGAAATCGACCCCCGCAACGGCAAGCCGATCAGCATCATCAATCAGCTGACCGGACCGGCCCTGGCCTCGTTCCTCTCGAACATGGTCACGACCTTCACGTCTTTCCATCCGCTGGGCGTGGTCCTGGTGGCCCTGCTTGGCGTCGGAGTGGCCGAGTACTCGGGCTTCATCAATGCCGGACTCAAGTCGATTCTGAGCGTGACGACGCCCCGCCTGCTGACGCCGCTCGTCATCTTCGTCGCGACGCTGAGCCACACCGCAGCAGACGCAGGGTACGTGCTGGTAATCCCCTTGGGCGCCGTGATGTTCGCAGCGGCCGGGCGACATCCGGTCGCAGGCATTGCCGCTGCCTTTGCGGGTGTCTCGGGCGGGTTCAGCGCCAACATTCTGCCGTCGGCCATCGACCCGCTGCTGCAGGGCCTGACCCAGTCGGCGGCGCAAATGATCGACCCTGCCCGACAGGTCAACCCGCTCAACAACTGGTACTTCCTGATCGTCTCGACCGTCCTGATCGTGCTGGCGGGGTGGTTCGTCACCGACAAGGTCGTGGAGCCCAGGCTCCGGAAGGTCACAGTCGACGGCGACGGCGATGCGATGCCCAAGCTCGAGCCGCTGACCGATACCGAGCGGCGCGGCCTCCGGGCCAGCACCACGGCCATGGTCGCCGGGCTGATCCTGCTCACCTGGCTGACCTGGCCGGCGGACTCCCCGCTCCGCTCGCCGACCGGCGCTGTGACCGCAGCCGACGCCCCGCTGATGCGGTCGATCGTGCCGCTGATCTTTCTGCTCTTCCTGATTCCCGGGGTGGTCCACGGATACGTCGCCGGCACCATCAAGAACCATCGCGACGTGATCAAGGCAATGAGTCAGGCCATGAGCACGATGGGGTACTACATCGTGCTGGCGTTCTTTGCCTCGCTCTTCATTGCGGCCTTCGGGCAGTCCAACCTGGGCGCGCTCTTTGCCATCAAGGGCGCCAACACCCTGCAGGCCCTGGCCATGCCGGCGCAGGCGACCATCATCGGGATCATCCTGCTGACCACCTCGGTCAACTTGCTGATCGGTTCGGCGTCGGCCAAATGGGCCCTGCTGGCCCCGATCTTCGTGCCGATGCTGATGCAGCTCGGGATCTCACCTGATCTGACACAGGCCGCCTACCGCGTCGGCGACTCGTCGACCAACATCATCACGCCGATGATGCCCTACTTCCCGCTCGTAGTGGTGTACGTGCAGCGGTACGTGAAGGGAGCCGGTATCGGCACGCTGGTGTCGACCATGCTCCCCTATACCATCACGTTCATCTCGATCTGGACGATTCTGCTGCTGACCTTCTGGGGTTTCGACATCCCGCTCGGTCTGCAGGCAACCTACCACTTGACGCCCTGA
- a CDS encoding ferritin-like domain-containing protein, with protein sequence MPHETFHDLYVDELRDLWSAEKQLLAALPRMAKAASSAELQQAFKTHEEETAQHVKRLEEICRSLEVSPRGKRCVGMDGLIAEGKEMMSNGFDGTVLDAGLIAAAQRVEHYEIAGYGTARSWAEQLGYDDQAQLLQATLDEESATNETLTGLARTINFEADEDAEDN encoded by the coding sequence ATGCCGCACGAAACCTTTCACGATCTGTATGTCGACGAATTGCGGGATCTCTGGAGCGCCGAAAAGCAGCTCCTCGCGGCGCTACCCAGAATGGCCAAGGCGGCCAGCTCCGCCGAGCTTCAGCAGGCCTTCAAGACCCACGAAGAGGAAACGGCTCAGCACGTCAAGCGCCTCGAGGAGATCTGCCGCTCCCTCGAGGTCTCCCCGCGTGGCAAGCGCTGTGTCGGCATGGACGGGCTCATCGCCGAAGGTAAGGAGATGATGAGTAACGGCTTCGACGGGACGGTGCTGGATGCGGGACTCATTGCTGCCGCCCAGCGGGTGGAGCATTACGAGATAGCCGGATACGGCACCGCGCGGAGCTGGGCCGAACAGCTGGGATATGACGATCAAGCCCAACTGCTCCAGGCAACGCTCGACGAAGAGTCGGCCACCAATGAAACCCTGACCGGTCTGGCACGGACGATCAATTTCGAGGCCGATGAAGACGCCGAAGACAATTGA
- a CDS encoding DUF2071 domain-containing protein, which translates to MKRANDAPGEGGQSFQSVRLSPLSIASRSKVAATHPLEQTRHRPWPLPQRPWALFMRWTDLAFLHWPVPADLLRPLIPPALALDTYDGMAWLGVVPFRMEGTRVRWAPSIPTATTFPEANLRTYVTGAGRAGVWFFSLDAGSRLATWAARLALALPYHYARMRIDPSADQTHYRSARLQPEPTPAVLRASYAATGSVYRSTPGALDHWLTERYCLFGQRRSGAVYYLDIHHLPWPLEPGTAHVTEETLTRAIGVTVPRTPPLVHLAKRLDVWAWAPVTLPPDHTALPS; encoded by the coding sequence ATGAAACGAGCCAATGATGCCCCGGGGGAGGGCGGCCAGTCGTTCCAGTCGGTACGACTCAGCCCTCTGTCGATCGCCAGCCGTTCGAAGGTGGCCGCGACACACCCGCTCGAGCAGACGCGACACCGTCCCTGGCCACTTCCGCAGCGGCCCTGGGCGCTGTTCATGCGATGGACCGACCTCGCTTTTCTGCACTGGCCGGTTCCGGCTGATCTCTTGCGGCCACTGATTCCTCCGGCATTGGCCCTCGACACGTACGACGGGATGGCCTGGCTGGGTGTGGTTCCCTTTCGAATGGAGGGTACCCGGGTCCGCTGGGCCCCGTCCATTCCCACCGCGACCACCTTTCCCGAAGCCAACCTGCGCACCTATGTCACGGGCGCGGGGCGCGCCGGGGTCTGGTTCTTCAGCCTCGACGCCGGCAGCCGCCTGGCGACGTGGGCGGCCCGGCTGGCCCTCGCGCTGCCCTACCACTACGCCCGCATGAGGATCGATCCGTCGGCGGACCAGACCCACTACCGCAGCGCGCGGCTCCAACCCGAGCCGACCCCGGCCGTGCTCCGAGCCAGCTACGCAGCAACGGGGTCCGTCTACCGTTCGACTCCAGGTGCACTGGACCATTGGTTGACCGAACGGTACTGTCTGTTCGGTCAGCGTCGCTCGGGCGCGGTCTATTACCTGGATATCCACCATCTGCCGTGGCCGCTCGAGCCCGGCACCGCCCACGTGACCGAAGAGACGCTGACCCGGGCAATCGGCGTGACGGTTCCCCGCACGCCTCCCCTCGTCCACCTCGCAAAACGTCTCGATGTCTGGGCCTGGGCGCCGGTGACCTTGCCACCCGATCACACCGCGCTGCCTTCCTGA
- a CDS encoding PQQ-dependent dehydrogenase, methanol/ethanol family: protein MKRLLAFAFAAAIGCGTTDGVVSLPSTKGAGWIDSTRFANADREPDQWLSAGRSPYAQYYSPLDLINTGNVDQLGFAWEYVAKSTRGRVQHGMQATAVVVDGVMYVSGPWSVVYALDAATGQQRWRFDPKVDGSYPRRSCCGVSSRGVQVWQGKVYLATLDGYLIALDAGTGRELWRVDTFVDRTADYTITGAPHIAGSVVVVGNSGADFGVRGYVSAYDVESGALAWRFFTVPASPEHPVEHPELELAAQTWDPNSAWEAGLGGTVWGGMTYDPALDLLYIGTGNSSPYPIWFRSPGGGDNLFLASIIAIRPGTGRMAWYYQTTPGEIWDYTVSSNLVLADLEWKGSVRKVLMTAPKNGFFYVLDRATGKLLSAEKYVRVNWASHVDTVTGRPVLTGEGWYKDEPKLVFPSSLGGHSWMPMSFSPKTELVYIPTIEGGMIFGSDSSFTFRSHHIYQGIKVGAPHGVSDRLTGGNPELLESREYLQAWDPRTGTARWKVPLTGQFNGGVLSTGGDLVVQGQVDGRLVVRRADDGAVLKEIDVGTAIMAAPMTYSLGGVQYVAVMAGFGGGLGARFAPGNAGYRFENYPRILSFKLGGSETPRPPARVELEIPEPPPLDASSRTVARGGELFGRYCAYCHGAGGGAISAYPDLTRLPAAVHQRFRDVVLGGALVTAGMASFADVLDPADVDAIQAYLISAQHEAYRVRR from the coding sequence ATGAAACGACTTCTCGCGTTTGCCTTCGCCGCGGCGATCGGGTGCGGCACGACTGACGGCGTTGTGTCTCTCCCGTCGACTAAAGGCGCTGGTTGGATCGACTCGACCCGGTTTGCCAACGCCGATCGTGAACCCGATCAGTGGCTGTCGGCCGGCCGGTCGCCGTATGCGCAGTACTACTCGCCCCTCGATCTGATCAACACCGGCAACGTCGATCAGCTGGGGTTTGCCTGGGAGTACGTCGCCAAGTCCACCCGCGGCCGCGTCCAGCACGGCATGCAGGCGACGGCGGTCGTTGTCGATGGCGTGATGTATGTCTCCGGGCCGTGGAGCGTCGTCTACGCGCTCGATGCCGCCACGGGGCAGCAGCGCTGGCGTTTCGACCCCAAAGTCGACGGGTCCTATCCCCGTCGCAGTTGTTGCGGCGTCTCGAGTCGAGGCGTGCAGGTCTGGCAGGGCAAGGTGTACCTCGCCACCCTCGATGGCTATCTCATCGCCCTCGATGCGGGAACGGGTCGGGAGCTGTGGCGGGTTGATACCTTCGTCGACCGCACCGCTGATTACACCATCACCGGTGCGCCGCACATTGCGGGCTCCGTCGTCGTGGTCGGCAACTCCGGCGCGGATTTTGGCGTGCGCGGCTACGTCTCTGCGTACGATGTCGAGTCGGGTGCACTCGCGTGGCGATTCTTTACCGTACCGGCGAGCCCCGAACATCCGGTTGAACATCCCGAGCTCGAACTCGCGGCCCAAACGTGGGATCCCAACTCGGCCTGGGAGGCGGGCCTTGGCGGCACGGTGTGGGGCGGAATGACGTATGACCCCGCACTCGATCTCCTCTACATCGGTACCGGGAACTCGTCACCCTATCCGATCTGGTTCCGCAGCCCAGGTGGCGGCGACAATCTCTTCCTGGCGTCGATCATTGCCATTCGGCCGGGGACCGGCAGGATGGCGTGGTACTATCAGACGACACCTGGCGAGATCTGGGACTACACCGTTTCCAGCAACCTCGTTCTCGCCGACTTGGAGTGGAAGGGCTCGGTGCGCAAAGTGCTGATGACCGCGCCCAAGAACGGGTTCTTCTATGTCCTCGACCGGGCAACCGGCAAGCTGCTCTCGGCCGAGAAGTATGTGCGCGTCAACTGGGCCAGTCATGTCGATACCGTAACCGGACGTCCCGTGCTCACGGGCGAAGGCTGGTACAAGGATGAGCCCAAGCTCGTCTTCCCGTCGAGTCTCGGCGGCCACAGCTGGATGCCGATGTCGTTCAGCCCGAAGACCGAGCTCGTTTATATCCCGACCATCGAAGGCGGCATGATTTTCGGGTCGGACTCGTCGTTCACCTTCAGGTCGCATCACATCTATCAGGGCATCAAGGTCGGCGCGCCGCACGGTGTGTCGGACCGGCTCACCGGCGGGAATCCCGAGCTGCTCGAATCGCGGGAGTACCTTCAGGCCTGGGATCCGCGCACCGGAACGGCGCGCTGGAAGGTTCCGCTAACCGGGCAGTTCAACGGAGGGGTTCTCTCCACCGGCGGCGACCTCGTCGTGCAAGGCCAAGTGGACGGTCGGCTCGTCGTCAGGCGTGCCGATGACGGAGCGGTGCTCAAGGAGATCGACGTCGGTACGGCGATCATGGCGGCGCCGATGACCTACTCGTTAGGCGGCGTGCAGTACGTTGCGGTCATGGCGGGCTTTGGCGGCGGGCTCGGCGCGCGGTTTGCCCCGGGAAACGCGGGTTACCGATTTGAGAACTATCCGCGCATTCTCTCCTTCAAGCTCGGCGGAAGCGAGACCCCGCGGCCGCCCGCGCGAGTGGAACTGGAGATTCCGGAACCACCCCCGCTCGACGCATCTTCCAGGACGGTAGCGCGAGGGGGCGAGCTCTTCGGCCGCTACTGCGCCTATTGCCACGGCGCTGGCGGCGGGGCCATTTCGGCGTATCCTGATCTGACTCGCCTCCCGGCCGCGGTTCACCAGCGCTTTCGAGACGTCGTGCTCGGCGGTGCGCTGGTAACAGCCGGGATGGCAAGCTTCGCAGATGTGCTCGACCCGGCGGATGTCGACGCGATCCAGGCCTATCTCATCTCCGCCCAGCACGAGGCGTACCGGGTGCGGCGCTGA
- a CDS encoding creatininase family protein, giving the protein MLKSVLLEELTWTDVEAAVKSGVRTALVMTGSTEQHGPHLPTMTDAAIGQAVGERLAHKLGNAIMAPVVRPGCSDHHLAFPGSLSIPEPVFIDTVVAIVRSLAPHGFDAFVLLSAHGGNFAPLERAAEQLQAEFGPKGVRIISFGGRQGLLDVMRVMNDAAAEHGLRQDADAIHADVTETSVLLNRHAKLVEVERYERGLMGRIDTDELFRRGLKALTPNGILGDPHGATAALGETVIERLAEHFATETRARLGAG; this is encoded by the coding sequence GTGCTGAAATCGGTGTTGCTGGAAGAGCTGACCTGGACCGACGTCGAGGCTGCGGTCAAGAGCGGAGTTCGCACCGCGCTGGTGATGACCGGCTCGACCGAGCAGCATGGGCCGCACCTGCCGACCATGACCGACGCGGCCATCGGGCAAGCCGTCGGTGAGCGTCTGGCCCACAAGCTGGGCAACGCGATCATGGCTCCGGTGGTTCGCCCGGGCTGTTCGGATCATCACCTGGCGTTTCCCGGCAGCCTCTCGATTCCCGAGCCGGTGTTCATCGATACCGTCGTGGCCATCGTACGTTCGCTCGCTCCGCACGGGTTCGACGCCTTCGTGCTGCTGTCGGCCCATGGCGGCAACTTCGCGCCCCTCGAACGGGCGGCAGAGCAGCTCCAGGCGGAGTTCGGCCCCAAGGGCGTGCGGATCATCTCATTCGGCGGGCGCCAGGGCCTGCTCGACGTGATGCGGGTCATGAACGATGCCGCCGCCGAGCACGGGCTGCGGCAGGATGCTGACGCCATTCATGCCGACGTGACGGAAACCTCGGTGCTGCTCAACCGCCATGCGAAGCTGGTCGAAGTCGAGCGGTACGAGAGGGGCCTGATGGGGCGGATCGATACCGACGAGCTCTTCCGTCGCGGCCTCAAGGCGCTCACGCCGAATGGCATCCTGGGTGATCCGCACGGCGCCACCGCTGCGCTCGGCGAGACCGTCATCGAACGTCTCGCCGAACACTTTGCGACCGAGACCCGCGCCCGGCTGGGCGCGGGGTAA